A portion of the Bifidobacterium bifidum ATCC 29521 = JCM 1255 = DSM 20456 genome contains these proteins:
- a CDS encoding NUDIX hydrolase, translated as MATDSIQHVVPVEDGIPPLDIQSETEVFREQGGAGFTVTKNIAIVRSTGEHLQFHVASVRDGKTGAVCVAEQILPDGTSAFLLARHWRVSTSQWAWEFPRGMGADDEDSRDTAVRELSEETGITVSRDQVKILQHIHADTGVLRDDIAVARVLLSEEDSQSCNPTDWELSNSLYIPASTVCQMIAGGEITDGITLAAWSVYCAHFLFGTNA; from the coding sequence ATGGCTACTGATTCAATCCAACACGTTGTTCCTGTAGAAGATGGAATTCCTCCACTTGATATTCAGTCTGAAACTGAAGTGTTCCGCGAGCAGGGTGGGGCAGGTTTCACTGTAACTAAAAATATTGCGATTGTACGTTCAACTGGAGAGCACCTGCAATTTCACGTAGCTTCGGTTCGAGACGGTAAGACGGGTGCTGTTTGCGTTGCAGAGCAGATTTTGCCAGATGGAACATCCGCTTTTCTTCTTGCACGACACTGGAGGGTGTCTACCAGCCAATGGGCTTGGGAGTTTCCACGAGGCATGGGTGCCGATGATGAGGATTCTCGAGATACTGCTGTCCGTGAGTTATCTGAGGAAACAGGAATCACGGTTTCACGGGATCAGGTTAAGATTCTGCAGCATATTCATGCCGACACAGGCGTTCTTCGTGATGATATTGCCGTTGCGAGGGTCTTGCTTTCGGAAGAAGATTCGCAATCTTGCAATCCTACCGACTGGGAACTTTCGAATTCACTCTATATTCCTGCCAGCACCGTGTGTCAGATGATTGCAGGTGGAGAAATCACTGATGGAATTACGCTTGCTGCCTGGTCCGTGTACTGCGCTCATTTTCTGTTTGGCACAAACGCATGA
- a CDS encoding IS110 family RNA-guided transposase yields the protein MKSTIPTILAGVDTHSTTHTLALLDEHGRVTDTETFNADPKGYERLIAMIGDPALCLGVGVEGTNSYGAALSRRLAAAGYTVHEVLRPKRSVRRSDGKSDPIDAIAAARSVLAGDGISTPKASDGWCEALRHLIAAREQLVTSMTAISNCLAELLTTAPEGIRERYRSLPSKRRIGKLAACRPSGGIVERNVLSSLKTLASSWRELHDRADVLECRMRQILEENARPLLDVYCMGTMSAAQLAVIGGDNPERIRSEAAFAKLCGACPLPASSGKTNRHRLNRSGNRQGNRALYNVALVRMSHHQPTKDYVVRKTKEGKGKLEIMRCLKRYIAREAYRALIAIRNGEAGREPAVERGARLREVRVSLGKTQQQVGDALGVPSSRVSEIERGVRDLPELERQIIEWMDSILGQSQHSNTFDNV from the coding sequence ATGAAGTCGACTATACCAACGATCCTCGCCGGAGTGGATACGCATTCAACAACCCACACACTGGCCCTGCTCGACGAACACGGGCGGGTGACCGACACCGAGACCTTCAATGCGGACCCGAAGGGCTACGAACGGCTGATCGCCATGATAGGTGACCCGGCCCTGTGCCTGGGCGTGGGCGTCGAGGGCACCAACTCGTACGGTGCCGCGCTCTCGCGCAGGCTCGCCGCAGCCGGCTACACCGTGCACGAGGTGCTGCGGCCGAAACGCAGCGTGCGCCGCAGCGACGGCAAGTCCGATCCCATCGACGCCATAGCCGCCGCCAGAAGCGTGCTCGCCGGCGATGGGATCAGCACGCCCAAGGCATCCGACGGTTGGTGCGAGGCGTTGCGCCACCTGATCGCTGCACGCGAGCAGCTCGTCACCTCCATGACGGCCATATCGAACTGTCTTGCCGAGTTGCTCACCACCGCTCCGGAAGGAATCAGGGAGAGGTACCGGTCGCTGCCGTCCAAGAGACGGATCGGCAAGCTCGCGGCCTGCCGTCCCTCCGGTGGCATCGTCGAGCGGAACGTGCTCTCATCGCTGAAGACGCTGGCGTCGTCATGGCGCGAACTGCACGACAGGGCCGATGTGCTGGAGTGCCGCATGCGCCAGATTCTGGAAGAGAACGCGCGTCCCCTGCTCGACGTGTACTGCATGGGCACCATGTCGGCGGCCCAACTGGCCGTCATCGGCGGCGACAACCCGGAACGAATCCGCTCCGAGGCGGCGTTCGCCAAGCTCTGCGGCGCCTGCCCGCTGCCTGCATCCAGCGGCAAGACCAACCGGCACCGGTTGAACAGATCCGGTAACCGTCAGGGCAACCGGGCCCTGTATAACGTCGCCCTGGTGCGCATGAGCCACCACCAACCCACCAAGGACTACGTGGTAAGGAAAACCAAGGAGGGAAAGGGCAAACTCGAGATCATGCGGTGTCTCAAGCGCTACATCGCCCGCGAGGCCTACCGGGCGCTCATCGCGATCCGCAACGGCGAAGCCGGACGCGAACCCGCCGTCGAACGCGGGGCCAGGCTGAGGGAAGTGCGCGTCTCGCTCGGCAAAACCCAGCAACAGGTCGGCGACGCGTTGGGCGTGCCGTCCAGCCGCGTCAGCGAGATCGAACGTGGGGTTCGGGATCTGCCCGAACTCGAACGACAAATCATCGAGTGGATGGACTCAATCCTCGGGCAAAGCCAACACTCCAACACATTTGACAATGTATAG
- a CDS encoding IS5 family transposase gives MTVYQRFNRWSRNGAMERLFTALQEERIIGVEIRVLAMDSTSVKVHRHATGAPEKGAAVRRRIPGRQERQSSRGVRRRVDARRNPFEPGRRARRGHGRRSMAAPVAFMGAKLLMDRVYEGDSTRLLAGSFGLTPVVPPKRNCADPWDHDRQAYKGRNVVERVFNRMKHCRKAATRYDRLDATFLANLQLALIAIQLKNTSKTTSVNTP, from the coding sequence ATCACCGTCTACCAGCGGTTCAACCGCTGGTCCAGGAACGGCGCGATGGAGCGCCTGTTCACGGCATTGCAGGAGGAGCGGATCATCGGGGTGGAGATCCGGGTGCTCGCCATGGACTCCACGAGCGTGAAGGTCCACCGGCACGCCACGGGCGCCCCGGAAAAAGGGGCCGCAGTCCGTCGGCGTATCCCGGGGAGGCAGGAACGCCAAAGTTCACGTGGTGTCCGACGGCGAGTCGACGCTCGTCGAAATCCATTTGAGCCCGGGCGACGGGCACGACGCGGCCACGGGCGCCGCTCCATGGCCGCGCCCGTGGCGTTCATGGGCGCGAAGCTGCTCATGGACCGCGTTTACGAGGGGGATTCCACCCGCTTGCTGGCCGGGTCGTTCGGCCTGACGCCGGTCGTGCCGCCCAAGAGGAACTGCGCGGACCCATGGGACCATGACAGGCAGGCGTACAAGGGGCGGAACGTCGTGGAACGCGTCTTCAACCGCATGAAGCACTGCCGCAAGGCCGCCACCCGCTACGACAGGCTCGACGCCACCTTCCTCGCCAACCTCCAACTCGCCCTCATCGCCATCCAACTCAAAAACACCAGCAAAACAACTAGTGTAAACACACCCTAG
- a CDS encoding nucleotide sugar dehydrogenase, with amino-acid sequence MKIAVAGTGYVGLSVALLLSQHNEVHALDIIPAKVELLNNGKSPIVDPVITDFLVGNASGERPLDFHATIDAQEAYTDADFAVIATPTNYDEKKNYFDTSSVEAAIAAVRQYSPHAWIVIKSTIPVGYTQQLRKTLNDDRILFSPEFLREGHALYDNLHPSRIVVGAPQDDAESVKAAHQFAHLLAEGADPVEATRANHDGSTGIPTLVVGTTEAEAIKLFANTYLALRVAYFNELDTYAESRGLNTREIIDGVCLDPRIGNGYNNPSFGYGGYCLPKDTKQLLANYNQVPQNLIEAIVDANRTRKEFVASEVMERIKDIQDPVVGIYRLTMKSGSDNFRQSAIQDVMKQFKANGIPVLIYEPTLNKPDFQGSEVTHNLAGFKTRASVIVANRWNSDLADVDTKVYTRDLFRRD; translated from the coding sequence ATGAAGATCGCGGTTGCAGGAACCGGCTATGTTGGATTGTCCGTCGCGTTGCTGCTTTCCCAGCATAACGAGGTGCATGCGCTCGACATCATTCCGGCGAAGGTCGAATTGCTGAACAACGGCAAGAGTCCTATCGTCGATCCGGTGATCACCGATTTCCTGGTGGGGAACGCATCTGGCGAGCGTCCGCTCGATTTTCACGCCACCATCGACGCGCAGGAAGCGTACACGGATGCCGATTTCGCTGTAATCGCCACGCCGACGAATTACGACGAGAAGAAGAATTATTTCGATACTTCCAGCGTCGAAGCTGCGATTGCGGCAGTCCGCCAGTATTCGCCACATGCTTGGATTGTCATCAAATCGACAATTCCCGTTGGCTACACGCAGCAATTGCGCAAGACTCTCAATGACGATCGCATCCTCTTCTCCCCCGAATTCCTGCGTGAAGGACATGCGCTGTATGACAATCTGCATCCAAGCCGTATTGTGGTTGGCGCTCCACAGGACGATGCTGAATCCGTCAAGGCTGCACATCAGTTCGCGCATCTGCTTGCCGAGGGCGCAGACCCAGTTGAAGCCACCCGTGCCAATCATGATGGCAGTACCGGTATTCCCACGCTGGTGGTCGGCACCACCGAGGCTGAGGCCATCAAACTGTTCGCCAATACCTATCTAGCGCTTCGCGTGGCATATTTCAACGAATTAGACACCTACGCGGAAAGCCGCGGACTGAACACTCGCGAAATCATTGACGGCGTTTGCTTGGATCCGCGCATCGGCAACGGTTACAACAATCCCAGCTTCGGTTATGGCGGCTATTGCCTGCCGAAAGACACCAAGCAGTTACTTGCCAACTACAATCAGGTACCGCAAAACCTTATCGAAGCCATTGTGGACGCAAACCGTACACGCAAGGAATTCGTGGCTTCCGAAGTCATGGAACGTATCAAGGACATTCAGGATCCTGTTGTCGGTATCTACAGACTGACTATGAAGTCCGGTTCCGATAATTTCCGCCAGTCCGCCATTCAGGACGTGATGAAACAGTTCAAGGCAAACGGCATTCCCGTGCTCATCTATGAACCCACGTTGAACAAGCCCGACTTCCAAGGCAGCGAAGTCACCCATAACCTTGCCGGTTTCAAAACCCGTGCATCCGTGATCGTCGCCAACCGCTGGAACAGTGACCTCGCTGACGTGGATACCAAGGTCTACACCCGAGATCTGTTCCGCAGGGACTGA
- a CDS encoding IS3 family transposase (programmed frameshift): MAKGTRYTPEFKAKAVRLLTESRGSCSSETNAIEQVAKDPGIAPESLRRWRDQADATVAAGTKQSAEDAMAELKSLRAEVAEPRRADGILTTGSGFFRGQARPDTALMAACIGEYRGRFGVGPICRVLAGSLGCGFVTPRGCRMFKARPVSRMRARHEALARDILGIRADFFMAVYGYGKTHAQLIARGRDPKEVGPGQVPSVMRGLGVRGVRRGKTPVTTEPAKGAGGGPDLVDRKFGAEAPNRSHVADITYVRMADGSFGYTAFVADVFARRIVGRACATGMGTQELPLQALEQAISWAANHGGTEGLVHHSDHGIQCIGLVYATRVREFGMLPSTGTVGDPYDNAMAESADGAYKTELVWRRKPFADPKDLELATFRWVSWRGLEATAPVPGLQDTGSGGNRVSYEPSGTSRLTVRAER; encoded by the exons ATGGCAAAGGGCACGAGATACACGCCGGAGTTCAAGGCGAAGGCCGTCCGGCTGCTGACGGAGTCGCGGGGCTCGTGTTCGTCGGAGACGAACGCGATCGAACAGGTCGCCAAGGATCCGGGGATAGCGCCGGAATCACTGCGGCGTTGGCGCGACCAGGCGGACGCGACGGTCGCCGCCGGGACCAAACAGTCGGCGGAGGACGCGATGGCGGAGCTCAAGAGTCTGAGGGCCGAGGTCGCCGAGCCGCGCCGGGCGGACGGGATCCTGACGACGG GCTCCGGCTTTTTTCGCGGCCAGGCTCGACCCGACACGGCGTTGATGGCCGCGTGCATCGGCGAGTATAGGGGCCGTTTCGGGGTCGGGCCGATCTGCAGGGTATTGGCCGGATCGTTGGGCTGCGGGTTCGTCACGCCGCGCGGCTGCCGCATGTTCAAGGCCAGGCCCGTGAGCCGCATGCGGGCGCGTCACGAGGCGTTGGCGCGCGACATCCTCGGCATCCGCGCGGATTTCTTCATGGCCGTGTACGGGTACGGGAAGACGCACGCCCAATTGATCGCCCGGGGCCGGGATCCGAAGGAGGTCGGCCCCGGCCAGGTGCCCTCGGTCATGCGCGGACTCGGCGTCCGGGGCGTCAGGCGCGGCAAGACCCCGGTGACGACGGAACCGGCGAAGGGCGCGGGCGGCGGGCCCGACCTGGTGGACCGGAAGTTCGGGGCGGAGGCTCCCAACCGGTCGCACGTGGCCGATATCACCTACGTGCGCATGGCCGACGGCTCGTTCGGCTACACCGCGTTCGTCGCCGACGTGTTCGCCCGCCGCATCGTGGGCCGGGCGTGCGCCACCGGCATGGGCACGCAGGAGCTGCCGTTGCAGGCGCTGGAGCAGGCCATATCCTGGGCCGCCAACCATGGCGGCACCGAGGGGCTCGTGCACCACAGCGATCACGGAATCCAGTGTATCGGCCTCGTGTACGCCACCAGGGTCAGGGAGTTCGGCATGCTGCCATCGACCGGCACGGTCGGCGACCCGTACGACAACGCCATGGCCGAAAGCGCCGACGGCGCGTACAAGACAGAGCTGGTATGGCGGCGCAAGCCCTTCGCCGATCCGAAGGATTTGGAACTGGCGACGTTCCGATGGGTCTCGTGGCGGGGACTCGAAGCGACTGCACCAGTCCCTGGGCTACAGGACACCGGAAGCGGTGGAAACCGAGTATCATACGAACCAAGCGGCACAAGCCGCCTCACTGTAAGAGCGGAACGTTGA
- a CDS encoding IS256 family transposase: MPEHIIQIDQNLLETRLDRLIAEKMTQILNAMLDAEADEIANAARYERNGERKAYRAGHYERSLTAKAGRLELKVPKLKGAVFESAVIERYRRREQSVEESLIDMYLAGVSTRQVDDISQLPWGDRMPSQTLSDKLKKVYDEIDEWRTRPLESEYPYVFVDGVWHKRSWGGSVENVSVLVAIGINAEGHRGHRRGRGQKEDSASWEQFVRSMIERGLKGVRLVVGDRCAGLVSTVGSMLPKAKYQRCMVHFMRNVLKTPPTHREWASAALKAIFAMESRESALSKAEQVATEMESRKLRGAANCLREGIGETTTYLLPEFPDGHRRRIRTNNMIERLNREIRRRTRVVGSFPDGNSALMLVCARIRYVTANEWSTRRYLDMSRLDDTLQAAN; this comes from the coding sequence ATGCCCGAACACATCATACAGATCGACCAGAACCTGCTCGAGACCAGGCTCGACCGGCTGATCGCCGAGAAGATGACGCAGATCCTCAACGCGATGCTCGATGCGGAGGCCGACGAGATCGCCAACGCAGCCAGATACGAGCGGAACGGGGAGCGGAAGGCGTACCGCGCCGGCCACTACGAACGCAGCCTGACCGCCAAGGCCGGCAGGCTCGAACTCAAGGTGCCGAAACTCAAGGGCGCGGTCTTCGAGTCCGCGGTCATCGAACGATACCGGCGGCGCGAGCAGAGCGTCGAGGAATCCCTGATCGACATGTACCTGGCCGGCGTGAGCACCAGGCAGGTCGACGACATCAGCCAATTGCCGTGGGGTGACCGCATGCCCTCCCAGACATTGAGCGACAAGCTCAAGAAGGTGTACGACGAGATCGACGAATGGCGCACGAGGCCGTTGGAATCGGAGTATCCGTACGTGTTCGTGGACGGCGTGTGGCACAAACGCTCCTGGGGCGGAAGCGTGGAGAACGTCAGCGTCCTGGTCGCCATCGGAATCAACGCGGAGGGGCATCGAGGTCATCGGCGTGGCCGAGGGCAGAAGGAGGATTCCGCCAGCTGGGAGCAGTTCGTCCGCTCCATGATCGAACGCGGTCTGAAAGGCGTCAGGCTGGTGGTCGGCGACCGATGCGCCGGACTGGTCTCCACGGTCGGCTCGATGCTGCCCAAAGCGAAGTACCAGCGGTGCATGGTGCACTTCATGCGCAACGTGCTCAAGACGCCGCCAACCCACAGGGAATGGGCGTCCGCCGCCCTCAAGGCCATATTCGCCATGGAAAGCCGGGAATCCGCCCTGTCCAAGGCCGAACAGGTCGCCACGGAGATGGAATCCAGGAAGCTGAGGGGCGCGGCGAACTGCCTGCGCGAGGGGATCGGCGAGACCACCACCTACCTCCTGCCCGAATTCCCGGACGGACACCGCAGGCGCATCCGCACCAACAACATGATCGAGAGATTGAACAGGGAGATCCGCCGGCGCACGCGTGTCGTGGGAAGTTTCCCCGACGGGAACAGCGCGCTCATGCTCGTATGCGCGCGCATCCGGTACGTCACCGCGAACGAATGGTCGACCCGCCGCTATCTGGACATGTCCCGGCTCGATGACACCCTACAAGCAGCGAACTGA
- the glf gene encoding UDP-galactopyranose mutase gives MTDAVEYPDLVVVGAGLFGLTVAQQAVERLGVRVEIIDVRDHIGGNAYSYMDEETGAEIHKYGAHLFHTSNRRVWEYVNRFTSFTSYVHRVYATHDGEVYPLPINLGTINQFFHARYTPAEAKALIDGQAGELAGTDPQNLNDKGISLIGRPLYEAFIKNYTGKQWQTDPKDLPAGIISRLPVRFNYDNRYFRDTWEGLPTDGYTAWMERMIDDPRIHVTLKTDFFDGSQPFNKAALAAAGVPVVYTGPVDRYFDYSLGELKWRTVDFREVRYDEGDHFGCPVMNFSDADVPYTRAIEFKNFNPERRDSQNPDKTVVWEEYSRFAERVDEPYYPINTEADKALYARYEELAKAEPLTVFGGRLGTYKYYDMHQVIDTALTAYEEQVEPLLKK, from the coding sequence ATGACTGATGCGGTGGAGTATCCCGATCTGGTGGTCGTGGGCGCGGGCCTGTTCGGCCTGACCGTGGCGCAGCAGGCCGTCGAGCGTTTGGGCGTCAGGGTGGAGATCATCGACGTGCGCGACCATATCGGCGGCAACGCGTACAGCTACATGGACGAGGAGACCGGCGCGGAGATCCACAAGTACGGCGCGCACCTGTTCCACACGTCCAACAGGCGCGTGTGGGAGTACGTGAACAGGTTCACCTCGTTCACCTCCTACGTGCACCGCGTGTACGCCACGCACGACGGCGAGGTGTATCCCCTGCCGATCAACCTCGGGACCATCAACCAGTTCTTCCACGCGCGTTACACGCCGGCCGAGGCGAAGGCCCTGATCGACGGGCAGGCCGGCGAGCTGGCGGGCACGGATCCGCAGAACCTCAACGACAAGGGCATTTCGCTGATCGGCCGTCCGCTGTACGAGGCGTTCATCAAGAACTACACGGGCAAGCAGTGGCAGACCGATCCGAAGGACCTGCCGGCGGGCATCATCAGCCGTCTGCCGGTGCGCTTCAACTACGACAACCGCTACTTCCGCGACACGTGGGAGGGTCTGCCGACGGACGGGTACACCGCGTGGATGGAACGCATGATCGACGATCCGCGCATCCACGTGACCCTGAAGACCGACTTCTTCGACGGTTCCCAGCCGTTCAACAAGGCCGCGCTGGCCGCGGCGGGCGTGCCGGTGGTGTACACGGGCCCAGTGGACCGCTACTTCGACTATTCGCTGGGCGAGCTCAAGTGGCGTACGGTCGACTTCAGGGAGGTGCGCTACGACGAGGGCGACCATTTCGGCTGCCCGGTGATGAACTTCTCCGACGCGGACGTGCCGTACACCCGCGCGATCGAGTTCAAGAACTTCAACCCGGAGCGCAGGGACTCGCAGAACCCGGACAAAACGGTGGTGTGGGAGGAGTACAGCCGTTTCGCGGAGCGCGTCGACGAACCGTACTATCCGATCAACACGGAGGCCGACAAGGCGCTGTACGCAAGGTACGAGGAGCTCGCGAAGGCCGAGCCGCTCACGGTGTTCGGCGGCCGTCTGGGCACGTACAAGTACTACGACATGCATCAGGTAATCGACACCGCGTTGACCGCGTACGAGGAACAGGTCGAACCACTCCTCAAGAAGTAG